A region of Micropterus dolomieu isolate WLL.071019.BEF.003 ecotype Adirondacks linkage group LG01, ASM2129224v1, whole genome shotgun sequence DNA encodes the following proteins:
- the lypd6 gene encoding ly6/PLAUR domain-containing protein 6 gives MMEAWPTVAWVLIMTNIADWQKTVQSRDFTLTDIILLHPSTTPHPGAFKCFTCEDAADNYECNRWAADVYCPKDARYCYTRHMMDNHGNSVSVTKRCVTLKDCLFTGCADVTDNAFQVCSSCCEGNICNVLVPRNESSAIFSSTSPLVGSSRRLLPAMLSYIIIIIICIFTAGHV, from the exons ATGATGGAAGCCTGGCCAACAGTGGCCTGGGTCCTGATAATGACCAACATTGCTGATTGGCAGAAAACTGTCCAGTCACGGGACTTCACCTTGACAGACATCATCCTGCTGCATCCCTCAA CCACACCACATCCTGGTGCCTTCAAGTGCTTCACGTGTGAAGACGCTGCAGATAACTATGAGTGCAATCGCTGGGCAGCGGATGTTTACTGTCCAAAAG ATGCGAGATACTGTTACACACGCCACATGATGGATAACCATGGAAACAGTGTGTCTGTGACCAAGCGCTGTGTGACTCTGAAGGACTGTCTGTTTACTGGCTGTGCTGATGTCACTGATAACGCCTTTCAG GTGTGCTCGTCCTGCTGCGAGGGCAACATCTGTAACGTGTTGGTGCCAAGAAATGAGAGCAGCGCCATTTTCTCCTCGACTTCTCCTCTGGTCGGCTCGAGCAGAAGGCTTCTTCCTGCAATGCTGAgctacatcatcatcatcataatctgCATCTTCACAGCTGGGCATGTTTGA
- the mmadhca gene encoding metabolism of cobalamin associated Da — MCSSVLCSRGRLVLSQTAGHRALAALSVSRTRTFSAASSDEPYIAVSHTDSGPRTVWPDENMGPFGPQDQRFQLPGNVGFDCHLEGMADQKKTPVHRTVPDVLTAPSCAERQQFILAQFVNEFHEKLGPISTRVHKAEQYFNQTGTDFSINSCPELLRKDLELLFPLAPTTSITVVTVSQRSSLCEEAVQPDREQLLHRFVSGAKEMCFALWTAGYWADFIDPTTGAAFFASPSPNTLQTEEELRHLGFHIEASGSCTVIRHILRGTPLFVGAVFTNAPTHSAAIARLQGLSNVLDDEE, encoded by the exons ATGTGCAGCAGT GTGCTGTGTAGTCGAGGGAGGTTGGTCTTATCTCAGACGGCTGGCCATCGAGCATTAGCTGCTCTCAGTGTCAGCAGGACCAGAACCTTCTCTGCTGCCAGCTCAGATGAGCCTTACATAGCTGTATCACACACGGACTCAG GCCCCAGGACCGTGTGGCCTGATGAGAATATGGGACCATTTGGACCTCAGGACCAGCGCTTTCAGTTACCGGGGAACGTCGGGTTTGATTGCCACCTGGAGGGCATGGCGGACCAAAAGAAGACTCCGGTTCACCGGACGGTACCTGATGTACTGACAGCCCCAAGCTGCGCAGAGAGACAGCAGTTCATACTGGCCCAGTTTGTTAATGAGTTCCAT gAAAAACTGGGTCCAATATCCACGAGGGTCCACAAAGCTGAGCAGTACTTTAATCAGACTGGCACAGACTTCTCCATCAATTCCTGCCCTGAGCTTTTAAGGAAGG atctCGAGCTGTTGTTCCCCTTAGCGCCCACCACGTCCATCACAGTTGTGACTGTCTCACAGAGGAGCAGTCTGTGTGAGGAGGCAGTGCAGCCGGACAGAGAGCAGCTGCTTCACAGA TTTGTTAGCGGGGCAAAGGAAATGTGCTTCGCTCTGTGGACTGCAGGCTACTGGGCGGACTTCATTGACCCAACAACAGGAGCAGCT TTCTTTGCATCTCCAAGTccaaacacactgcaaacagaGGAGGAGTTGAGACACCTGGGCTTTCACATCGAGGCGTCAGGCTCCTGCACAGTTATTCGCCACATCCTGAGAGGAACGCCTTTGTTTGTGGGAGCTGTATTCACCAATGCACCTACTCACAGCGCTGCAATCGCAAGACTACAAGGACTTTCAAATGTACTGGATGATGAGGAATAG